A window of the Flavobacterium sangjuense genome harbors these coding sequences:
- a CDS encoding proline iminopeptidase-family hydrolase: MKIRTIVSSLLLIILFSGCKESKTEDTTKANYLDYSKSDDQATGGIKMIPITTPIGKFNVWTKRVGNNPKIKVLLLHGGPGGTHEFFESFDGYFPNESIEYIYYDQLGSYYSDQPTDNSLWTIDRFVDEVEQVRKALKLDNSNFYLMGQSWGGILAMEYALKYQKNLKGLVIANMMASAPAYNKYAEDVLGPMLPKEVFAQIKEFEAKKDYTNPKYMELLYKYYYSEHILRKPVEQWPESINRAFKHLNPDVYVFMQGPSEFGITGDATLKDWDITSKLKTLTIPTLVIGAKYDTMDPKHMEWISKEVQNGRFLYCPNGSHCSQYDDQEHYFPGVISFLKDVDSGNFKKS, translated from the coding sequence TCCAAAAGTGATGATCAGGCAACCGGTGGAATCAAAATGATTCCAATCACTACTCCAATTGGCAAATTCAATGTCTGGACAAAACGTGTTGGTAACAATCCCAAAATAAAAGTCCTTTTATTACATGGCGGTCCGGGCGGAACGCACGAATTCTTTGAAAGTTTTGATGGCTATTTCCCTAATGAAAGCATTGAATACATTTATTACGACCAATTAGGTTCCTACTACAGCGACCAGCCTACTGACAATAGTTTATGGACGATTGACCGCTTTGTTGATGAAGTTGAACAAGTGCGCAAAGCATTGAAATTAGACAATTCTAACTTCTATTTAATGGGACAATCCTGGGGCGGAATCCTTGCCATGGAATACGCTTTAAAATATCAGAAGAACTTAAAAGGATTAGTCATTGCTAATATGATGGCAAGTGCTCCGGCTTATAACAAATATGCTGAAGATGTTCTGGGACCAATGCTTCCTAAAGAAGTATTTGCACAAATCAAAGAGTTTGAAGCAAAGAAGGATTATACAAATCCAAAATACATGGAATTGTTGTATAAATATTATTATTCAGAACACATATTGAGAAAACCTGTTGAACAATGGCCGGAATCTATAAACCGTGCTTTCAAGCATTTAAATCCGGATGTGTATGTGTTTATGCAAGGTCCAAGTGAATTCGGAATTACAGGTGATGCTACTTTAAAAGATTGGGATATCACTTCAAAACTAAAAACGCTTACGATTCCAACCTTGGTTATCGGCGCAAAATATGATACGATGGATCCAAAACATATGGAATGGATATCCAAAGAAGTCCAAAACGGGCGCTTTTTATATTGTCCAAACGGAAGCCATTGTTCGCAGTACGATGATCAGGAACATTATTTTCCGGGTGTAATTTCCTTTTTGAAAGATGTCGACAGCGGCAATTTTAAAAAATCATAA
- a CDS encoding cupin domain-containing protein, which yields MDTSEIEKSKSHIIVEIIQYIPNAVVSKTIIKKTTGNITASSFDAGEELAEKTSPYDNYIQIIHGAAEIIIKNQKHKLGLGEGIIIPAHARHSFNANEQFKMISTIIKSGYED from the coding sequence ATGGATACTTCAGAAATTGAAAAATCTAAATCGCACATTATCGTTGAAATTATTCAATACATACCCAACGCCGTGGTAAGCAAAACTATTATCAAAAAAACGACGGGTAATATTACTGCCTCCTCATTTGATGCCGGCGAAGAGCTTGCCGAAAAAACATCTCCTTATGATAATTACATTCAAATTATTCACGGAGCGGCAGAGATTATCATTAAAAACCAAAAACACAAACTTGGATTAGGAGAAGGTATTATAATTCCGGCTCATGCGCGCCATAGTTTCAATGCCAACGAACAATTCAAAATGATTTCCACTATCATTAAAAGTGGTTATGAAGATTAA
- a CDS encoding helix-turn-helix domain-containing protein, translated as MKLYVKYMVSLRCKMLVKEELKNLGLHHTSVELGVVEIMEDLSNEQRAKLKAALLESGLELMDDKKAMLIEKIKIVITEMIHYNDELPKVNYSEYISKMMDYDYTYLANIFSEVKGVTIEHYIIAHKIEKVKELLLYDELNLTEISYRMNYSSVSHLSTQFKKVTGLTPTFFKNLKDKKRINLDDV; from the coding sequence ATGAAACTCTACGTTAAGTATATGGTTAGTCTGCGTTGTAAAATGTTAGTCAAGGAAGAATTAAAAAATTTAGGACTACATCATACTTCTGTTGAGCTTGGTGTGGTCGAAATAATGGAAGATCTTAGCAACGAACAACGAGCCAAATTAAAAGCTGCTTTATTGGAATCGGGTTTAGAATTGATGGACGATAAAAAGGCTATGCTGATTGAAAAAATAAAAATTGTCATCACTGAGATGATCCATTACAATGATGAGTTGCCCAAAGTAAACTACTCCGAATACATCAGCAAAATGATGGACTATGATTACACTTATCTGGCCAATATCTTCTCTGAAGTTAAAGGGGTTACCATCGAACACTATATCATTGCCCACAAAATAGAAAAAGTAAAAGAACTGCTGCTCTATGATGAACTCAACCTCACCGAGATATCATACCGAATGAATTACAGTAGTGTCTCGCATTTATCCACCCAATTTAAAAAAGTAACAGGACTAACACCTACCTTTTTCAAAAACCTTAAAGACAAAAAGCGTATCAACTTAGATGATGTGTGA
- a CDS encoding helix-turn-helix domain-containing protein: MVSNRCKMMVKDELKKLGLHFIIVDLGVVEIMEDISEEKKALLKANLFESGLELMDDKRAIMIEKIKNVIIEMIHYADEPIKITFSEHLSEKLNQNYTYLANLFSEVQGTTIEQFLILHKVERIKELIIYDELNITEIAWKMNYSSVAHLSTQFKKVTGLSPSHFKALKDKRRSPIEELGN, translated from the coding sequence ATGGTCAGTAACCGCTGCAAAATGATGGTTAAAGACGAACTCAAAAAATTAGGTCTTCACTTTATCATTGTAGATTTGGGTGTGGTAGAGATCATGGAAGACATTTCTGAAGAAAAGAAAGCACTATTAAAAGCGAACTTGTTTGAATCCGGTTTAGAACTGATGGATGACAAAAGAGCAATAATGATTGAAAAGATAAAAAATGTAATCATCGAAATGATTCACTATGCTGATGAGCCTATCAAAATAACTTTTTCGGAGCATTTGAGTGAAAAATTAAATCAAAATTATACCTATCTCGCCAACTTGTTTTCAGAAGTACAAGGCACTACCATAGAGCAATTTTTGATTTTACACAAAGTAGAACGCATCAAAGAATTGATTATTTATGATGAGCTGAATATTACTGAAATTGCCTGGAAAATGAACTACAGCAGTGTGGCACATTTATCCACTCAATTCAAAAAAGTAACCGGCTTATCGCCTTCCCATTTCAAAGCATTAAAAGACAAAAGAAGAAGCCCCATTGAAGAATTGGGTAATTAA